One window of the Balaenoptera ricei isolate mBalRic1 chromosome X, mBalRic1.hap2, whole genome shotgun sequence genome contains the following:
- the LOC132357646 gene encoding ferritin heavy chain-like has translation MRALRGSYRRPRGFTFTLAMLPAPPPKVRQTYQPDCEAAVNSHFTLERHASSVCLAVAFYLNRDNEALKHFTGFFLRRSHEHSERAQGLMRLQNQRGGRLHFQDIRKPASDEWKSGLKAMWYTLCLEKRVNRSLLDLHQLATDKSDPHLRLFLATHYLGQQVAFIRELEGHVTTLSMMGAPDADLAGYLFDKLTLGDSDKKN, from the exons ATGAGAGCCCTCCGAGGCAGCTACCGCAGGCCCCGTGGCTTCACCTTCACCTTGG CCATGCTGCCCGCGCCGCCCCCGAAGGTGCGCCAGACCTACCAGCCCGACTGCGAGGCCGCCGTCAACAGCCATTTCACCCTGGAGCGCCACGCCTCCTCCGTGTGCCTGGCCGTGGCCTTTTACCTCAACCGCGACAACGAGGCCTTGAAGCACTTCACCGGGTTCTTCCTGCGCCGCTCCCACGAGCACAGCGAGCGGGCCCAGGGCCTGATGCGCCTGCAGAACCAGCGCGGGGGCCGCCTCCACTTCCAAGACATCAGGAAGCCAGCCAGTGACGAGTGGAAGAGCGGCCTCAAGGCCATGTGGTACACCTTGTGCCTGGAGAAGCGCGTGAACCGGAGCCTGCTCGACCTGCACCAGCTGGCCACCGACAAGAGCGACCCCCACCTGCGTCTCTTCCTGGCAACTCACTACCTCGGCCAGCAGGTGGCGTTCATCAGAGAGCTGGAGGGTCATGTCACCACCCTGAGCATGATGGGGGCCCCGGACGCCGACCTGGCAGGGTACCTCTTTGACAAGCTCACCCTGGGCGACAGCGACAAGAAGAACTGA